A region of Methyloversatilis discipulorum DNA encodes the following proteins:
- a CDS encoding chemotaxis protein CheW codes for MTVDMSQFYQVFFEEAAEHLANMEQMLLDIDLQSIDDEEMNAIFRAAHSIKGSAGTFGFHDLAQVTHELETLLDRVRKHEVVMTAAMVDASLEAGDLLRDLVAAHRGEGAADMARVDEVCASIKRLYTDPVSVADEDPQPLSVTALPSSFRFSFMLPQSCADAAGVMENMSAELEALGSRVVDVSIDAAGRWQCLLDGRVDAAAVRDIVEFIASPGSYAEGEPASAQAAAVDDAWGLFVATPATTGDADDGSYGFFDPPAPVAEDAQDDSFGFFDAAPGVPTTAAPATVAADDSFGLFEPLPAESAAVLPMPAHPVAKPGAPAADSASEPAKPAAATRTSKATGGDTSIRVGVDKVDQIINLVGELVITQAMLASAASKLDPVEFERLMNGVQQLERNTRDLQESVMSIRMMPMSTVFSRFPRVVRDLSQKLGKQVRLVLAGESTELDKGLIERIADPLTHLVRNSLDHGIETPDVRAARGKPREGTITLKASHQSGNIVIEVGDDGAGLNRERILSKARERGLPVSDNMSDQEVWGLIFEAGFSTADQVTEVSGRGVGMDVVKKNITAMGGRVDIESMTGIGTRMTVRLPLTLAILDGMSVAVGADTYIVPLNYVVESLQPTAAMIKSVGGEPRLVQVRNEYLNILTLRDALGLAGGTTDLERGILVVLEADGDKIALFVDELVGQHQVVIKSLEANYRKVVGISGATIMGDGHVGLILDVPSLVESARGRLAVAA; via the coding sequence ATGACGGTGGACATGAGCCAGTTCTACCAGGTGTTCTTCGAGGAAGCGGCGGAACATCTGGCGAACATGGAGCAGATGCTGCTCGACATCGATCTGCAGAGCATCGATGACGAGGAAATGAACGCGATCTTCCGCGCCGCCCATTCGATCAAGGGCAGTGCGGGCACTTTCGGCTTCCACGACCTTGCCCAGGTCACGCACGAACTCGAAACCCTGCTCGACCGCGTGCGCAAGCACGAGGTCGTCATGACCGCGGCCATGGTCGACGCCTCGCTCGAAGCGGGCGATTTGCTGCGCGACCTGGTGGCGGCACATCGTGGCGAGGGCGCGGCCGACATGGCGCGCGTTGACGAGGTGTGCGCGTCGATCAAGCGCCTGTATACCGATCCGGTATCGGTCGCCGACGAAGACCCGCAGCCGCTGTCGGTGACGGCGCTGCCGTCCAGTTTCCGTTTCAGTTTCATGCTGCCGCAGAGCTGCGCCGATGCGGCTGGCGTGATGGAGAACATGAGTGCCGAGCTCGAAGCGCTCGGCAGTCGCGTCGTGGACGTGTCGATCGATGCCGCCGGTCGTTGGCAGTGTCTGTTGGATGGCCGTGTCGACGCCGCCGCAGTGCGCGACATCGTCGAGTTCATCGCCAGCCCCGGCAGCTACGCCGAGGGCGAACCGGCATCCGCACAGGCTGCCGCTGTCGATGACGCGTGGGGGCTGTTCGTTGCGACGCCGGCCACGACAGGCGACGCCGATGACGGCAGTTACGGCTTCTTCGATCCGCCGGCACCTGTTGCCGAGGACGCACAGGACGACAGCTTCGGCTTCTTCGACGCCGCACCCGGTGTGCCGACCACGGCAGCGCCTGCAACGGTTGCGGCGGACGACAGTTTCGGACTGTTCGAACCGCTGCCGGCCGAGTCCGCGGCGGTGCTGCCGATGCCGGCGCATCCGGTGGCAAAGCCGGGCGCACCGGCTGCCGACAGTGCGTCCGAGCCAGCAAAGCCTGCAGCGGCGACGCGGACCTCCAAGGCTACGGGCGGCGACACCTCCATCCGCGTCGGCGTCGACAAGGTGGACCAGATCATCAATCTGGTCGGCGAACTGGTGATCACGCAGGCCATGCTCGCGTCGGCTGCATCGAAGCTCGATCCGGTCGAGTTCGAACGGCTGATGAATGGCGTGCAGCAACTCGAACGCAATACGCGCGACCTGCAGGAATCGGTCATGTCCATCCGCATGATGCCGATGTCCACCGTGTTCTCGCGCTTTCCGCGCGTGGTGCGCGACCTGTCGCAGAAACTGGGCAAGCAGGTGCGTCTGGTGCTCGCCGGCGAATCGACCGAACTGGACAAAGGCCTGATCGAGCGCATCGCCGATCCGCTCACCCATCTGGTGCGCAACAGCCTGGATCACGGCATCGAAACGCCGGACGTGCGCGCCGCGCGCGGCAAGCCGCGCGAGGGCACGATCACGCTGAAGGCTTCGCACCAGAGCGGCAACATCGTCATCGAGGTCGGTGACGACGGTGCCGGTCTGAACCGCGAGCGCATCCTGTCGAAGGCACGCGAGCGCGGCCTGCCGGTCAGCGACAACATGAGCGACCAGGAGGTGTGGGGACTCATCTTCGAAGCCGGCTTCTCGACCGCCGACCAGGTGACCGAGGTGTCCGGCCGCGGCGTCGGCATGGACGTCGTGAAGAAGAACATCACCGCGATGGGCGGCCGCGTGGACATCGAATCGATGACCGGCATCGGCACCCGCATGACGGTGCGCCTGCCGTTGACGCTGGCCATCCTCGACGGCATGTCGGTCGCGGTCGGCGCTGACACCTATATCGTGCCGCTGAACTACGTGGTCGAATCGCTGCAGCCGACCGCGGCGATGATCAAGAGCGTCGGCGGCGAGCCGCGGCTGGTGCAGGTGCGCAACGAGTACCTGAACATCCTGACGCTGCGGGATGCGCTCGGCCTTGCCGGCGGCACCACCGATCTCGAACGCGGCATCCTCGTCGTGCTCGAAGCCGATGGTGACAAGATCGCGCTGTTCGTTGACGAACTGGTCGGTCAGCACCAAGTGGTGATCAAGAGTCTGGAGGCCAACTACCGCAAGGTGGTCGGCATCTCCGGCGCCACCATCATGGGCGACGGCCACGTCGGGCTCATTCTCGACGTGCCGTCGCTGGTCGAATCGGCGCGCGGACGCCTCGCCGTCGCCGCCTGA
- a CDS encoding chemotaxis protein CheW, whose amino-acid sequence MMQAAQAVSHRPDDGADGSYAQEYLTFTLGEEEYAIDILKVQEIRGYDAVTSIAHAPPFIKGVINLRGTIVPIVDLRIKFGVGVVEYTPFTVTIILNVGGRVVGMVVDSVSDVLALESSKILPAPEFSSSLDTRYIHGLGSIDERMLIVVDIEKLMLSADMALVDDQVH is encoded by the coding sequence ATGATGCAGGCGGCGCAGGCAGTGTCGCACCGGCCGGACGACGGCGCGGATGGAAGTTACGCCCAGGAGTACCTCACCTTCACGCTGGGTGAGGAAGAGTACGCAATCGATATCCTCAAGGTGCAGGAGATCCGCGGCTACGACGCGGTCACCAGCATCGCGCACGCACCGCCCTTCATCAAGGGCGTGATCAATCTGCGCGGCACCATCGTTCCCATCGTCGACCTGCGCATCAAGTTCGGTGTCGGCGTCGTCGAATACACCCCGTTCACCGTCACCATCATCCTCAACGTCGGCGGGCGCGTCGTCGGCATGGTGGTCGATTCGGTGTCCGACGTGCTGGCGCTCGAGTCCTCGAAGATCCTGCCGGCGCCGGAATTCTCATCCAGCCTCGACACCCGCTACATCCACGGCCTTGGCTCCATCGACGAACGGATGCTCATCGTCGTCGATATCGAAAAGCTCATGCTGTCGGCCGACATGGCGTTGGTCGACGATCAGGTTCACTGA
- a CDS encoding response regulator, which produces MAKTVLAIDDSASIRQMVAFTLKSSGYEVIEAVDGQDGLDKAKAKSVNLVLTDQNMPRMDGLTLIRNLRSMAQYKATPILMLTTESSDAMKAQGRAAGATGWLVKPFDPQKLVEVVKKVIG; this is translated from the coding sequence ATGGCAAAGACCGTGCTTGCGATCGACGATTCCGCGTCGATCCGTCAGATGGTGGCATTCACGCTGAAGAGCTCGGGATACGAGGTGATCGAGGCTGTCGACGGTCAGGACGGTCTGGACAAGGCCAAGGCCAAGTCGGTCAACCTTGTGCTGACCGACCAGAACATGCCACGCATGGACGGCCTGACGCTGATCCGCAACCTGCGCAGCATGGCGCAGTACAAGGCCACGCCCATCCTGATGCTGACCACCGAATCGTCCGACGCGATGAAGGCGCAGGGGCGTGCCGCCGGTGCGACCGGCTGGCTGGTCAAGCCCTTCGACCCGCAGAAGCTGGTCGAGGTGGTGAAGAAGGTCATCGGCTGA
- a CDS encoding methyl-accepting chemotaxis protein: MDSHSASPAAARGLTVQQRLMVIVAASLAGILLLAAVLLAGMRSTMIEDRKNAARFAVESAWGVVDAFHKRAQSGELTDDEARKQAMSTLRTMRYNGEDYFWINDFGPRMVMHPTKPELDGKDLSGSKDPNGKALFVEFVAVAKASGAGFVDYQWPRPGADKPVDKVSYVRQFEPWGWIVGSGIYVDEVNALVLKEALRVALIALLIAAVIGVIGVRLGRSIAGRLRIAGNHASEIASGVLDRRIDAGTQDEVGQLMSALERMRTDLQARVERERVVAEENLRARTALDFVTTNVRIADNDGKVLYANRAMHATVTRIADELRRHIPGFSLDKFIGCNITAICTNPEFVRKSRTTAGGGYEAELVIGRHVFDLVSTPIVGESGERIGTVGEWIDRTEEVAIEQQVTDVVVAAGQGDFTQRLSVDDKQGFFRQLAEGLNGLVEQVSVSLSDVATVLSGVSGGDLTRRIDRNYSGLFGQLKDDTNTTVDKLREVVGRIKESTESINTAAREIAAGNADLSSRTEEQASSLEETASSMEELNATVKQNAESAQKANQLGHQSNEAVMRGAETVKRVVLTMSDIQDSSRKIADIIGVIDSIAFQTNILALNAAVEAARAGEQGRGFAVVASEVRNLAQRSAQAAKEIKGLIADSVERVDGGAKLVAEAGATMEQVVDSFRQVTGLVTDIASASQEQSSGIAQVTQAVSQMDGVTQQNAALVEQAAAAAESLEEQARSLMRAVGQFKLDEGGRVASSFDAVREAANSEPVLPRSRGGALGKVKRIAPTAQPAFAEEEWEEF, from the coding sequence ATGGATTCCCACTCCGCATCCCCCGCCGCCGCGCGCGGCCTGACCGTCCAGCAGCGCCTGATGGTCATCGTTGCCGCCAGCCTGGCCGGCATTCTGCTGCTGGCCGCGGTACTGCTGGCCGGCATGCGCAGCACCATGATCGAGGACCGCAAGAACGCCGCGCGCTTTGCGGTCGAGTCGGCCTGGGGCGTCGTCGATGCCTTCCACAAGCGCGCGCAGTCGGGCGAACTGACGGACGACGAAGCGCGCAAGCAGGCGATGAGCACGCTGCGCACGATGCGCTACAACGGCGAGGACTATTTCTGGATCAATGACTTCGGTCCGCGCATGGTCATGCACCCGACCAAGCCCGAGCTCGATGGCAAGGATCTGAGCGGTTCGAAGGACCCGAACGGCAAGGCGCTGTTCGTCGAATTCGTCGCCGTGGCCAAGGCGAGTGGCGCCGGCTTCGTCGATTACCAGTGGCCGCGACCGGGCGCCGACAAGCCGGTGGACAAGGTGTCCTATGTTCGCCAGTTCGAGCCCTGGGGCTGGATCGTCGGTTCCGGCATCTATGTCGATGAGGTGAATGCGCTGGTGCTGAAAGAGGCGCTCCGCGTGGCGCTGATCGCGCTGCTGATCGCTGCGGTGATCGGTGTCATCGGCGTGCGGCTCGGTCGCAGTATCGCCGGCCGCCTGCGTATCGCCGGCAACCATGCCAGCGAGATCGCCTCCGGTGTGCTCGACCGTCGCATCGATGCCGGCACGCAGGATGAAGTGGGCCAGCTGATGTCGGCGCTGGAGCGCATGCGTACCGATCTGCAGGCACGTGTGGAGCGCGAACGGGTTGTTGCCGAGGAGAATCTGCGCGCGCGCACCGCGCTCGATTTCGTCACCACCAACGTCCGCATCGCCGACAACGACGGCAAGGTGCTCTACGCCAACCGCGCGATGCACGCAACGGTGACACGCATCGCCGACGAGCTGCGTCGTCATATTCCGGGCTTCTCGCTCGACAAGTTCATCGGCTGCAACATCACGGCCATCTGTACGAACCCGGAGTTCGTGCGCAAATCGAGAACGACGGCGGGCGGCGGCTACGAGGCCGAACTGGTGATCGGTCGTCACGTGTTCGATCTCGTGTCGACACCGATTGTCGGCGAGTCCGGCGAGCGCATCGGCACCGTGGGTGAATGGATAGACCGCACGGAAGAAGTCGCCATCGAGCAGCAGGTGACCGACGTGGTCGTGGCCGCCGGGCAGGGCGATTTCACGCAGCGACTGTCGGTGGACGACAAGCAGGGTTTCTTCCGCCAGCTGGCCGAGGGGCTTAACGGCCTGGTCGAACAGGTATCGGTCAGCCTGTCAGACGTCGCGACGGTACTGAGCGGCGTGTCGGGCGGCGATCTGACGCGGCGCATCGATCGCAACTACAGCGGCCTGTTTGGTCAGCTGAAGGACGACACGAACACGACGGTCGACAAGCTGCGCGAGGTGGTGGGCCGGATCAAGGAATCGACCGAGTCGATCAACACGGCGGCGCGGGAGATTGCGGCCGGCAATGCGGACCTGAGTTCGCGCACCGAAGAGCAGGCGAGCTCGCTGGAAGAGACGGCCAGTTCGATGGAAGAGCTCAATGCGACGGTGAAGCAGAACGCGGAAAGCGCGCAGAAGGCGAACCAGCTGGGTCACCAGAGCAACGAAGCGGTGATGCGCGGTGCGGAGACGGTGAAGCGGGTGGTGCTGACGATGTCGGACATTCAGGACTCGAGCCGGAAGATCGCGGACATCATCGGGGTGATCGACTCGATCGCGTTCCAGACCAACATCCTTGCGCTGAACGCGGCAGTGGAAGCGGCGCGCGCGGGCGAGCAGGGCCGGGGCTTCGCGGTGGTGGCGAGCGAGGTACGCAATCTTGCGCAGCGCAGCGCGCAGGCGGCGAAGGAAATCAAGGGCCTGATCGCCGATTCGGTGGAGCGTGTCGACGGTGGCGCCAAGCTGGTGGCGGAGGCGGGCGCGACGATGGAACAGGTGGTCGACAGCTTCCGTCAGGTGACGGGTCTGGTGACGGACATTGCGTCGGCGAGCCAGGAACAGTCGTCAGGGATCGCGCAGGTGACGCAGGCGGTCAGCCAGATGGACGGTGTGACGCAGCAGAACGCGGCGCTGGTGGAACAGGCGGCGGCGGCAGCGGAGAGCCTGGAAGAGCAGGCGCGGTCGCTGATGCGCGCGGTGGGCCAGTTCAAGCTGGACGAGGGCGGTCGTGTGGCGTCATCGTTCGATGCAGTGCGCGAGGCGGCGAACAGCGAACCGGTGCTGCCGCGTTCGCGCGGTGGGGCGCTGGGCAAGGTCAAGCGCATCGCGCCAACGGCGCAACCCGCCTTCGCCGAAGAGGAATGGGAAGAGTTCTGA